From a region of the Odocoileus virginianus isolate 20LAN1187 ecotype Illinois chromosome 19, Ovbor_1.2, whole genome shotgun sequence genome:
- the CGAS gene encoding cyclic GMP-AMP synthase isoform X3, whose amino-acid sequence MPAPPPARPVPGAGLPQGNKRTPAMAPPRGKATRRAAETASGVSAPGVKGGAAAEPREPAAVPEAARPGARRCGPAGASGAGRKKPQVRARAARAEDQAEGPAAPTADAEPPAVPGHPLPRATARSRATARSARAGRPQSGPPEGPGPGPRAPAPHLGQKEEAPGAWKPRAVLEKLRLKRQEISVAAAVVNSLVDHLLRRLNSRESEFKGVDLLRSGSYYERVKISAPNEFDVMFKLEVPRIQLEEYCNSSAHCFVKFKRNPKGSPLDQFLEGGILSASKMLSRFRKIINEEIKNIEDTDVIMQRKKRGSPAVTLLIRKPREISVDVILALESRSSWPASTQKGLPINNWLGGKVKSNLKRQPFYLVPKLAKEGSRFQVLSPYLSFSYCACYDSHCTSNNEDSSLPSCFQRKNFNFIMLDYHIAIIRSRFHLHLNY is encoded by the exons ATGCCGGCTCCTCCTCCCGCGCGGCCTGTTCCCGGAGCTGGTCTCCCTCAGGGGAACAAGAGAACGCCAGCCATGGCCCCACCGCGGGGAAAGGCGACGCGGAGAGCTGCGGAAACCGCCTCCGGGGTTTCGGCGCCGGGTGTGAAGGGCGGCGCTGCCGCGGAGCCCAGGGAGCCCGCGGCTGTCCCAGAGGCCGCCCGGCCTGGCGCGCGCAGGTGCGGTCCCGCTGGGGCGTCGGGGGCCGGGAGGAAGAAGCCGCAGGTGCGCGCGCGGGCGGCCCGCGCCGAGGACCAGGCGGAGGGGCCGGCGGCTCCGACCGCAGACGCAGAGCCCCCCGCGGTCCCCGGGCACCCCCTGCCCAGGGCTACCGCTCGCAGCCGGGCGACCGCGCGCTCCGCTCGGGCGGGGAGACCGCAGTCCGGGCCCCCGGaaggccccggccccggcccgcgGGCCCCCGCCCCGCATCTCGGGCAAAAGGAGGAGGCGCCCGGCGCCTGGAAGCCCCGGGCCGTGCTGGAGAAGTTGAGGCTGAAACGTCAGGAGATCTCCGTGGCGGCGGCGGTGGTGAACTCGCTGGTGGACCACCTGCTGCGGCGGCTGAATAGCCGCGAGTCGGAGTTCAAAGGCGTCGACCTGCTCCGCTCCGGGAGCTACTACGAGCGCGTGAAG aTTTCTGCTCCTAATGAATTTGATGTTATGTTCAAACTGGAGGTTCCCCGAATTCAGCTGGAAGAATATTGCAACAGTAGTGCTCATTGCTTTGTGAAATTCAAAAGAAATCCCAAAGGAAGTCCTCTGGATCAGTTCTTAGAAGGGGGAATCTTATCGGCTTCTAAGATGCTGTCCAGGTTTAGGAAAATCattaatgaagaaattaaaaatattgaag ATACTGATGTCATTatgcagaggaagaaaagagggagcCCTGCAGTAACACTCCTGATTAGAAAACCTAGAGAAATATCTGTGGATGTAATCCTGGCCTTGGAGTCAAGAAGCAGCTGGCCCGCTAGCACCCAGAAAGGCCTGCCCATCAATAACTGGCTTGGAGGAAAAGTTAAGAGCAATCTAAAACGCCAGCCATTTTACCTGGTACCCAAGCTTGCAAAGGAAGGAAGTCGTTTCCAAG tgCTATCACCctatctttccttctcttactGTGCTTGCTACGATAGCCATTGCACGTCAAACAATGAGGATAGCAGCCTGCCTTcctgttttcaaagaaaaaacttCAACTTTATAATGTTAGATTATCATATTGCTATCATCAGATCAAGGTTCCATCTGCATTTAAATTACTGA